The Candidatus Methylomirabilis limnetica genome has a window encoding:
- a CDS encoding YajQ family cyclic di-GMP-binding protein: protein MSNEASFDISSTVDLQEVDNAVQQVMKEIQQRFDFKGTACRVVRDEQGLLLHADDTYKLKAVVDLLESKLVRRKVSLKALVYEATEPAAKGTLRQRVTLQQGISADKAKEVAKVIRGLGFKVTAQIQGDQIRVSAKSKDDLQAVMQALRAHDCGIDLQFDNYR, encoded by the coding sequence GTGTCCAATGAGGCGTCCTTCGATATCAGCTCAACGGTTGATTTGCAGGAGGTAGACAACGCTGTACAGCAGGTCATGAAAGAGATCCAGCAGCGGTTCGATTTTAAGGGAACAGCCTGTCGCGTCGTGCGGGACGAGCAAGGTCTCCTGCTCCACGCTGACGATACCTACAAGCTGAAGGCTGTGGTGGACCTGCTGGAATCGAAGCTGGTGCGGCGAAAGGTATCTCTGAAGGCCCTTGTCTACGAAGCCACTGAGCCGGCGGCTAAAGGGACCCTGCGGCAGCGGGTAACGCTGCAGCAAGGTATCTCCGCAGACAAGGCCAAAGAGGTCGCCAAGGTGATCAGGGGGCTTGGTTTTAAGGTTACTGCGCAGATCCAAGGCGATCAGATACGGGTCTCGGCGAAGAGTAAAGACGATCTGCAAGCTGTCATGCAAGCGCTTCGAGCGCACGATTGTGGCATCGACCTGCAGTTCGACAACTATCGGTAA